Proteins co-encoded in one Streptococcus ruminicola genomic window:
- the tpx gene encoding thiol peroxidase, with translation MTTFLGNPVTLIGKQLKIGETAPDFSLRASDLSIKSLSDFAGKKKVISVVPSIDTGICSTQTRTFNKELSAMSDTVVITISADLPFAQARWCGVEGLDQAVMLSDYYDNEFGKTYGLLMAEWHLLARAVLVLNTDNQLVYAEYLENVNSDPDYQAALAAVNSL, from the coding sequence ATGACAACTTTTCTTGGAAATCCCGTAACTTTAATTGGTAAACAACTAAAAATTGGTGAAACAGCACCAGATTTTTCATTGCGAGCATCTGATTTAAGTATTAAAAGCTTGTCTGATTTTGCTGGAAAGAAAAAAGTAATTAGCGTTGTGCCATCAATTGATACAGGTATTTGTTCAACACAGACACGTACGTTTAATAAAGAACTTTCAGCTATGTCTGATACCGTGGTAATTACGATTTCAGCAGACTTGCCATTTGCTCAAGCACGCTGGTGTGGTGTTGAAGGTCTTGATCAAGCGGTTATGTTGTCTGATTACTATGACAATGAATTTGGGAAGACTTATGGTCTTTTAATGGCAGAATGGCATCTTCTAGCTCGTGCTGTGCTTGTTTTAAATACGGATAATCAATTGGTTTATGCTGAATACTTGGAAAATGTTAACTCAGATCCAGATTATCA
- a CDS encoding DNA alkylation repair protein, translating into MSKLEEMTRLFEENADSAKAQVMSAYMKNRFSFYGIQTPKRRALYKSFLANEKKSERLDWAFLKQVWQDDHRECQYLVLDYLRTMQRFLTYDDIEKLEYFARSKQWWDSIDILAVVIGRIGLTDERVDKVMKAWAYDDNIWLCRLAILHQLGRKDQTKIDLLQEILLRNLGSKEFFINKAIGWALRDLSKTNAAWVRQFIMTNKEHLSPLSVREASKYL; encoded by the coding sequence TTGTCAAAGCTTGAAGAAATGACTCGATTATTTGAAGAAAACGCTGATTCGGCAAAAGCGCAAGTTATGTCTGCCTACATGAAAAATCGATTTTCTTTTTATGGTATTCAAACACCAAAACGCCGAGCGCTTTACAAATCATTTTTAGCCAATGAGAAAAAATCAGAAAGGCTTGATTGGGCTTTTTTAAAGCAGGTCTGGCAAGATGACCACCGTGAGTGTCAGTATTTGGTTCTTGATTACTTGCGTACGATGCAAAGATTTCTGACTTATGATGATATTGAAAAGCTTGAATATTTTGCGAGAAGCAAACAGTGGTGGGATAGTATTGACATACTAGCCGTTGTTATTGGTCGCATTGGATTAACGGATGAGAGAGTTGATAAGGTGATGAAAGCGTGGGCATATGATGATAATATCTGGCTATGTAGACTAGCCATTCTTCACCAGCTTGGTAGAAAAGATCAGACTAAGATTGATTTACTCCAAGAGATTCTTCTGAGGAATCTTGGTTCAAAGGAATTTTTTATCAATAAAGCCATAGGTTGGGCTTTACGTGATTTGTCAAAAACTAACGCTGCTTGGGTTAGACAGTTTATCATGACAAACAAAGAACACTTATCACCACTTTCAGTTAGAGAGGCAAGCAAGTATCTTTAA
- a CDS encoding O-acetylhomoserine aminocarboxypropyltransferase/cysteine synthase family protein, whose product MTRKYNFETLQLHAGQTVDPVTKSRAVPIYQTTSYVFDNAQEGEDLFGLKKPGNIYSRIGNPTVEVFENRIAALENGVGAVATSSGMAAITYAVLGLAHAGDHVVAATTLYGGTFNLLKETLPRYGVTTTFVDVANLEEVEAAIKDNTKLVLIETLGNPVINIPDIEKIADIAHAHKIPLVTDNTFGTPYLINVFSHGVDIAVHSATKFIGGHGTTIAGVVVDSGNFDWEASGKFPQFVDEDPSYHNISYTRDIGAAAFITALRVQLLRDTGAALSPFSAFLLLQGLETLSLRIDRHIENTKKIVDFLANHPKVEKVNYPSLPSSPYYDLAQKYFPKGAGSIFTFHIKGGQEEAHKFIDNLEIFSDLANVADAKSLVVHPATTTHQQLSEEDLKACGVTRNQIRVSVGLENADDLIEDLRLALEKI is encoded by the coding sequence ATGACACGAAAATATAACTTTGAAACTCTACAATTGCATGCTGGTCAAACTGTTGACCCAGTTACTAAATCTCGCGCTGTTCCAATTTACCAAACAACATCATATGTTTTTGATAATGCTCAAGAAGGTGAAGATTTATTTGGTTTGAAAAAACCAGGAAATATCTATTCACGTATCGGGAATCCAACGGTAGAAGTTTTTGAAAATCGTATTGCTGCCCTTGAAAATGGGGTTGGAGCAGTCGCAACATCATCTGGTATGGCAGCAATTACTTATGCTGTTCTTGGGCTTGCTCACGCTGGCGACCATGTGGTGGCTGCAACAACGCTTTACGGTGGAACATTCAATCTGCTAAAAGAAACCCTTCCGCGTTATGGCGTGACAACAACATTTGTTGATGTTGCCAATCTTGAGGAAGTTGAGGCAGCTATCAAGGATAATACAAAACTTGTTTTGATCGAAACGCTTGGAAATCCTGTTATCAATATTCCTGATATCGAAAAGATTGCTGATATTGCGCATGCTCACAAGATTCCGTTGGTAACTGATAATACCTTTGGTACACCATATCTAATCAATGTTTTCTCACACGGTGTTGATATTGCGGTTCATTCAGCAACAAAATTTATCGGTGGACACGGAACAACTATTGCAGGTGTAGTTGTGGATTCAGGAAACTTCGATTGGGAAGCATCTGGTAAATTCCCACAATTTGTAGATGAAGACCCATCATATCACAATATCAGCTACACTCGTGATATCGGAGCTGCAGCTTTTATCACAGCCCTTCGTGTGCAATTATTGCGTGACACTGGTGCAGCTTTGTCACCATTTAGTGCTTTCTTACTTTTGCAAGGTCTTGAAACATTGTCACTTCGTATTGACCGCCATATTGAAAACACTAAGAAAATCGTTGACTTTTTGGCCAATCATCCAAAAGTTGAAAAAGTCAACTATCCAAGCTTGCCATCGAGTCCATATTATGACTTGGCTCAAAAATATTTCCCTAAAGGTGCTGGTTCAATCTTTACTTTCCACATCAAGGGAGGGCAAGAAGAAGCGCATAAATTTATCGATAACCTTGAAATCTTCTCTGATTTAGCAAACGTTGCGGATGCCAAATCTCTTGTTGTTCACCCAGCGACAACAACTCACCAACAACTTTCTGAAGAAGATTTGAAAGCTTGTGGAGTAACTCGAAATCAAATTCGTGTATCTGTTGGTCTTGAAAATGCTGATGACTTGATTGAAGATTTGCGTCTAGCTTTGGAAAAAATCTAA
- the thiE gene encoding thiamine phosphate synthase has product MNKEQLQVYFICGTPNCPKGKFLDILEAAFKSGVTCFQFREKGQGALSGREKKDLALKVKELCRKYHVLFFINDDIDLALEIGVDGVHLGQDDMPVREARKLFPDKLIGLSVGNAKEYHLSAIDVVDYIGVGPIFPTSSKSDAGQVIGLNGLREMRELDKDIPIVAIGGITFGDVAAIRQSGADGVAVISAIAQSKEVELDTQRFARAFD; this is encoded by the coding sequence GTGAATAAAGAACAATTACAGGTCTATTTTATTTGTGGCACGCCAAATTGCCCCAAAGGGAAATTTTTGGATATCTTAGAAGCAGCTTTTAAATCGGGAGTAACTTGCTTTCAGTTTCGCGAAAAAGGTCAAGGGGCACTTTCTGGGCGAGAAAAAAAGGACCTTGCTTTAAAAGTTAAAGAACTTTGTCGTAAGTACCACGTTTTATTTTTTATCAATGATGATATTGATTTGGCTTTAGAAATTGGTGTTGATGGTGTTCATCTAGGTCAAGATGATATGCCAGTTCGTGAGGCTAGAAAGTTGTTTCCAGATAAGTTGATTGGTCTATCGGTTGGAAATGCTAAGGAATATCATTTATCAGCTATTGATGTTGTTGATTACATTGGTGTAGGGCCTATTTTTCCAACTTCTTCAAAATCTGATGCTGGCCAAGTAATCGGATTAAATGGTCTGAGAGAAATGCGTGAATTGGATAAAGACATTCCAATTGTGGCAATTGGTGGCATTACATTTGGTGATGTAGCTGCTATTCGGCAATCTGGAGCAGATGGTGTTGCTGTAATTTCAGCCATTGCTCAGTCCAAAGAAGTTGAACTTGATACGCAACGATTTGCCAGAGCATTTGACTAG
- the thiM gene encoding hydroxyethylthiazole kinase: MTYLDDLRENNPLTICLTNNVVKNFSANGLLALGASPAMSEYQPDLEDFLPNASGLLVNIGTLHEGSWQLYKDALDIAEKHSVPTVLDPVAAGAGPYRKKVASDLLNHHKVSLLRGNAGEIAALIGQNVKSKGVDSADVDDIGHLAWLANQKLEIPVVITGKTDAIAVNGHVKLLKNGSSLMPLVTGTGCLLGAVLAAFIGLAKEGDLLACLEEAVSVYNIAGELAEAASGIGLPGSFQISFLDALCKITNQDVERLKRVEVYCE, translated from the coding sequence ATGACTTATTTAGATGACTTACGAGAAAATAATCCTTTGACCATTTGTTTGACAAATAATGTGGTCAAAAATTTCTCAGCAAACGGACTTTTAGCTCTAGGAGCTTCCCCTGCTATGAGTGAGTATCAACCAGATTTGGAAGATTTTTTACCAAACGCTAGTGGTCTTTTGGTTAATATTGGTACTTTGCACGAGGGAAGTTGGCAACTTTACAAGGACGCTCTAGATATTGCTGAGAAGCATTCGGTGCCAACTGTTTTGGATCCAGTTGCTGCTGGTGCTGGCCCTTATCGTAAGAAAGTTGCGTCTGATTTACTAAACCATCACAAGGTTTCACTTTTACGGGGAAATGCTGGTGAAATTGCTGCTTTGATTGGACAAAATGTCAAAAGTAAAGGCGTTGATTCTGCTGATGTTGACGATATTGGACACCTCGCTTGGTTAGCCAATCAAAAACTTGAAATTCCTGTCGTCATCACAGGAAAAACAGATGCAATTGCAGTCAATGGTCACGTTAAACTTCTTAAAAATGGCAGTTCCTTAATGCCTCTTGTTACTGGAACAGGCTGCTTACTTGGAGCTGTACTAGCAGCATTTATCGGACTGGCTAAAGAAGGTGACTTACTTGCTTGCTTAGAAGAAGCAGTCTCAGTCTATAATATTGCAGGTGAGCTAGCAGAAGCTGCATCAGGCATTGGTTTACCTGGAAGTTTTCAGATATCTTTTTTAGATGCTCTTTGCAAAATCACAAATCAAGATGTTGAGCGGTTGAAGAGAGTTGAGGTGTATTGTGAATAA
- the thiD gene encoding bifunctional hydroxymethylpyrimidine kinase/phosphomethylpyrimidine kinase produces MSKLQVALTIAGTDPSGGAGIMADLKSFQARGVYGMAVVTSVVAQNTQGVQAICNLDQTILDEQLKSVFSDIKPDAIKTGMLAEVETIERVSQYLNTMSCPYVLDPVMVATSGDRLISQEAVEALKEKLLPLATIITPNLPEAEVLFGQELKDEDAIFKAGKSIQAKYGVKNVVIKGGHLQNEAKDFLFLENGQVQTFTSERIATKHTHGTGCTYAAVITAELAKGRSVQEAVGTAKRFITEAIKTAPELGHGNGPVNHVTYKGD; encoded by the coding sequence ATGTCTAAATTACAAGTAGCTCTAACAATTGCTGGAACTGATCCAAGTGGTGGTGCGGGTATCATGGCTGATTTAAAGAGCTTTCAAGCGCGTGGGGTTTATGGTATGGCGGTTGTTACCAGTGTAGTTGCACAAAATACCCAAGGTGTTCAAGCCATTTGTAATCTTGATCAAACGATTCTTGATGAGCAGCTAAAAAGTGTCTTTTCTGATATTAAGCCAGATGCGATTAAGACAGGGATGCTGGCGGAAGTTGAAACCATTGAACGCGTGAGTCAGTATTTGAATACTATGTCATGTCCTTACGTCCTTGATCCTGTCATGGTAGCAACAAGTGGCGATCGTTTGATTAGCCAAGAAGCAGTAGAGGCTCTTAAAGAAAAATTACTTCCTTTGGCAACCATTATCACACCAAACTTACCAGAAGCTGAAGTACTTTTTGGACAAGAATTAAAAGACGAAGATGCCATTTTCAAAGCTGGAAAGTCTATTCAAGCTAAATACGGCGTTAAAAATGTTGTCATCAAGGGTGGCCATTTACAAAATGAAGCTAAAGACTTTCTCTTTTTAGAAAATGGTCAAGTGCAGACATTTACCTCTGAACGCATTGCGACCAAACATACACACGGAACAGGTTGTACCTATGCTGCAGTAATCACGGCAGAATTAGCCAAAGGTCGTTCTGTTCAAGAAGCTGTTGGAACAGCTAAGCGATTTATTACAGAAGCTATCAAAACCGCTCCAGAACTCGGTCATGGAAATGGTCCAGTTAATCACGTCACATACAAAGGAGATTAA
- the tenA gene encoding thiaminase II, translating to MINEMKERSQIFIDKILADDFIKQMMAGNLSDEAICHYLKADAIYLEKFADIYAQLFAKIPDKASKDFFLGQIDFIFNHEVGAHHILAKAAGRDYHNIIADKAWYPSSDHYIKHMYYQLYQDNPAYILAAMLPCPWIYQQVAKKALETGKVASDNPFKAWFEFYAADEATACLPTYFDLLKRFSSQLPEEKRKEMIRVFLESCQHERNFFQMAIDQEEWPEEVRNV from the coding sequence ATGATTAATGAAATGAAAGAACGTAGTCAAATCTTTATCGATAAGATTTTAGCAGATGATTTTATCAAGCAAATGATGGCAGGCAATTTGTCTGATGAGGCAATTTGCCATTACTTAAAAGCGGATGCTATTTATTTGGAAAAATTCGCTGATATTTATGCTCAGCTATTTGCCAAAATTCCTGATAAAGCAAGCAAAGACTTCTTTTTAGGTCAGATTGACTTTATTTTTAATCATGAGGTTGGAGCTCACCATATTTTAGCTAAAGCAGCTGGAAGAGATTATCATAATATTATTGCTGATAAGGCTTGGTATCCAAGTTCTGACCATTACATTAAGCACATGTATTATCAACTTTATCAAGATAATCCAGCTTACATCTTGGCAGCCATGCTTCCATGTCCGTGGATTTATCAGCAGGTTGCTAAAAAAGCACTTGAGACTGGTAAGGTTGCAAGTGATAATCCATTTAAAGCATGGTTTGAGTTTTACGCAGCTGACGAAGCAACAGCTTGTTTACCGACGTATTTTGACCTACTAAAGCGATTTAGTAGTCAACTACCAGAAGAAAAAAGAAAAGAAATGATTCGTGTCTTTTTGGAAAGTTGTCAGCATGAACGCAATTTTTTCCAAATGGCAATTGATCAGGAAGAGTGGCCAGAGGAGGTAAGAAATGTCTAA
- a CDS encoding HAD family hydrolase, translating to MPKSKSVIFLDLDGVIFDSYGLWDEVIEKVLALANISYTQTIKKHLWRLNMIESQAYLSALFAKENLTYPEKKTQQLLEEAYQKVSLMPQAVETLDDLAEEDFLIYAVTSNYDDLAKIGLESAGVLQYFSGSYSCIALGFPDKTEDFYQAVLETEALFDKTIFYLEDSTRHLKTAQKFGIQGVYLSNTDNPQDNQEQAFRTIRHLKEFTTIVKEEMND from the coding sequence TTGCCCAAAAGTAAAAGTGTTATTTTTCTTGATTTAGACGGGGTTATTTTTGATTCTTATGGTTTGTGGGATGAGGTGATTGAGAAAGTCTTGGCTTTAGCCAATATTTCCTATACTCAAACGATAAAAAAACACCTCTGGCGTTTAAATATGATTGAGTCGCAAGCTTATTTATCAGCTTTATTTGCCAAAGAAAACTTGACTTATCCAGAAAAGAAAACTCAGCAGCTACTAGAAGAGGCTTATCAAAAGGTTTCACTCATGCCGCAAGCTGTAGAGACCTTAGACGATTTAGCTGAAGAAGATTTTTTGATTTATGCAGTCACATCAAATTATGATGATTTAGCCAAAATCGGTTTAGAATCGGCAGGAGTATTACAATACTTTTCTGGTAGTTATTCTTGTATTGCGCTAGGATTTCCTGATAAAACAGAAGATTTTTATCAAGCGGTACTTGAAACTGAAGCCTTATTTGACAAGACGATTTTTTATCTGGAAGATAGCACGCGCCACTTAAAAACAGCTCAAAAGTTTGGTATTCAAGGTGTCTATCTGTCAAATACTGATAACCCACAAGACAATCAAGAGCAGGCATTTCGCACCATTCGTCACTTAAAGGAATTCACAACAATAGTAAAGGAAGAAATGAATGATTAA
- a CDS encoding class I SAM-dependent methyltransferase: MTDAKMFDGYADAYDQWFMTNSNVFASELKLLHRALHDIEKETILSIGCGSGLFESALHRQYGIQVKYGVEPSNDMATIARKRGMTVKIGDAESATLAKEAYDVIYLNGCSSYIKDLSSAYQNCHHALKKGGHLILLDVPVESAYGILYKFAAHVGGYNKEIFHKIAPTFPYPIELVRSAVFHSPLEKEAILRDELGMTNIRYFQTLTAQPIYTNDFVEEPIEGYDKGGYVALVAQK; the protein is encoded by the coding sequence ATGACAGATGCAAAAATGTTTGACGGTTACGCAGACGCGTATGATCAATGGTTTATGACAAATAGTAATGTCTTTGCCAGTGAATTAAAACTGTTGCACCGAGCTTTACATGATATTGAAAAAGAAACCATTCTATCAATTGGATGCGGCAGTGGTCTTTTTGAATCAGCTTTGCATAGACAATACGGCATTCAGGTTAAATACGGTGTTGAGCCGTCAAATGATATGGCGACAATTGCTAGAAAACGTGGCATGACAGTCAAGATTGGGGATGCAGAGAGTGCTACACTTGCAAAAGAAGCCTATGATGTGATTTATTTAAACGGTTGTTCGAGTTATATCAAAGATTTATCGTCAGCTTACCAGAATTGCCATCATGCTTTGAAAAAGGGAGGTCATTTGATTTTGTTGGATGTTCCAGTGGAGAGTGCTTATGGTATTTTGTATAAATTTGCTGCTCATGTTGGTGGTTATAATAAAGAAATTTTTCATAAAATTGCCCCAACTTTTCCTTATCCAATCGAGTTAGTCCGCTCTGCTGTTTTCCATTCTCCTCTTGAAAAAGAAGCGATTTTAAGAGATGAACTTGGCATGACAAATATTCGATATTTCCAAACCCTTACAGCTCAGCCTATCTATACTAATGATTTTGTGGAGGAACCGATTGAGGGGTATGACAAAGGAGGCTATGTTGCCCTTGTTGCCCAAAAGTAA
- the thiW gene encoding energy coupling factor transporter S component ThiW, with protein sequence MANNRVHRLTVLAIMIALDFLLTPLFRIEGMAFMSSVMNIIAATFMTPIYAVAMALIVAIMRILTQAGVASVAPLAIIGSVPGAFLATYFYRLTKKPVMAWFGEFLGTGIIGSLLSAPVMVWFWTMSAHGDDELLAKASQAQSLVFFTPRFVLATLIGGFLAMAVLRGLKSSTHFMNLKKLYALESLKEDGLQ encoded by the coding sequence ATGGCGAATAATCGTGTACACCGTTTAACTGTTCTGGCTATCATGATTGCTTTGGATTTTTTGCTAACACCGCTGTTTCGGATTGAAGGCATGGCATTTATGTCCAGTGTGATGAATATCATTGCGGCAACTTTCATGACGCCTATTTATGCTGTAGCTATGGCATTAATTGTTGCTATTATGCGGATTTTAACTCAAGCTGGTGTGGCTAGTGTAGCTCCATTAGCTATTATTGGATCTGTCCCAGGAGCTTTTTTAGCCACTTATTTTTACCGTTTAACGAAAAAGCCTGTCATGGCATGGTTCGGAGAGTTTCTTGGAACAGGGATTATTGGTTCGCTACTTTCTGCACCAGTTATGGTTTGGTTTTGGACCATGTCAGCTCATGGGGATGACGAGTTACTTGCAAAAGCAAGTCAGGCACAATCTTTGGTCTTTTTTACCCCACGATTTGTTTTGGCGACTTTGATTGGGGGCTTTTTGGCAATGGCTGTGCTTCGTGGCTTGAAGTCTTCAACACATTTCATGAATTTGAAAAAATTATATGCCTTGGAAAGTCTCAAGGAGGATGGATTACAATGA
- the pcrA gene encoding DNA helicase PcrA, producing MNPLLNGMNDKQAEAVKTTEGPLLIMAGAGSGKTRVLTHRIAYLIDEKFVNPWNILAITFTNKAAREMRERAMALNPATADTLIATFHSMCVRILRRDADHIGYNRNFTIVDPGEQRTLMKRILKNLNLDPKKWNERAILGTISNAKNDLLDEVAYENQAGDMYTQIVAKCYKAYQAELRQSEAMDFDDLIMLTLRLFDQNPDVLAYYQQRYQYIHVDEYQDTNHAQYQLVKLLASRFKNICVVGDADQSIYGWRGADMQNILDFEKDYPEAKVVMLEENYRSTKKILQAANAVINNNRNRRPKKLWTQNSDGEQIVYYRARDEREEAVFVASTIDNIVREQGKNFKDFAVLYRTNAQSRTIEEALLKSNIPYTMVGGTKFYSRKEIRDVISYLNVIANTADNISYERIVNEPKRGVGPGTLEKIRDFANLQNMSLLDASANIMLSGVKGKAAQAVWDLANLLMNLRADLDKYSVTELVEAVLDKTGYLDALRVQNTLESQARIENIEEFLTVTKNFDENQDDAPEDESGIDKLSRFLNDLALIADTDDGDAETAEVTLMTLHAAKGLEFPIVFLIGMEEGVFPLSRAAEDQDELEEERRLAYVGITRAEQLLFVTNANTRTLFGKTSYNRPSRFIREIDDELLQYQGLARPANSSFAVRYSNSSDQSMSFGKGMSLQQALQARKAKVQPTSRGAQPYSKAVKGVPFGQSASASKEAVDWQIGDIAHHRKWGDGTVLAVTGSGKTQELKINFPEVGLKKLLASVAPIEKK from the coding sequence ATGAATCCTTTATTAAATGGTATGAATGATAAGCAGGCTGAAGCTGTTAAAACGACAGAAGGTCCGCTTTTGATTATGGCAGGTGCGGGCTCTGGGAAGACTCGCGTGTTGACACACCGCATTGCCTATTTGATTGATGAAAAATTTGTAAACCCGTGGAATATCTTAGCGATTACCTTCACCAATAAAGCTGCGCGTGAAATGCGTGAACGTGCTATGGCCTTGAATCCAGCAACGGCTGATACGTTGATTGCTACCTTCCACAGCATGTGTGTGCGCATTTTGCGTCGTGACGCTGATCACATCGGATATAACCGCAATTTCACTATCGTGGATCCTGGTGAACAACGTACGCTCATGAAACGTATTTTAAAGAACCTCAACCTTGATCCTAAAAAATGGAACGAACGTGCCATCCTTGGAACCATTTCAAATGCCAAGAATGATTTGCTTGATGAGGTTGCATATGAGAATCAAGCTGGTGACATGTACACACAAATCGTTGCCAAATGTTACAAAGCTTATCAAGCGGAACTTCGTCAAAGCGAAGCTATGGACTTTGATGACCTTATCATGTTGACGCTTCGTTTGTTTGACCAAAATCCAGATGTTTTGGCTTATTATCAACAACGCTACCAATATATTCACGTAGATGAGTATCAAGATACTAACCATGCTCAGTATCAGTTGGTTAAACTCTTGGCATCTCGTTTTAAAAATATCTGTGTCGTCGGTGATGCTGATCAATCTATCTATGGTTGGCGTGGTGCTGATATGCAAAATATCCTTGATTTTGAGAAAGATTATCCTGAAGCCAAGGTTGTTATGTTGGAAGAAAACTATCGTTCCACTAAGAAAATTTTGCAAGCAGCTAATGCCGTTATCAATAACAACCGCAATCGTCGTCCGAAAAAACTTTGGACACAAAACTCTGACGGGGAACAAATTGTTTATTACCGTGCGCGTGACGAACGTGAAGAGGCTGTTTTTGTTGCTTCAACGATTGACAATATTGTCCGTGAACAAGGGAAAAACTTTAAAGATTTTGCAGTTCTTTACCGTACTAACGCCCAATCACGTACTATTGAAGAAGCTTTGCTGAAATCAAACATTCCTTATACTATGGTTGGTGGAACGAAATTCTACAGCCGTAAGGAAATTCGTGACGTGATTTCATACTTGAATGTTATTGCCAATACTGCCGATAACATTAGTTATGAACGTATCGTCAACGAACCAAAACGCGGTGTTGGTCCTGGTACGCTTGAGAAAATCCGTGACTTTGCTAATCTTCAAAACATGAGTTTGCTTGATGCATCAGCTAATATCATGCTTTCAGGTGTCAAAGGAAAAGCGGCACAAGCTGTTTGGGATTTGGCAAACCTTCTTATGAATCTTCGTGCTGACTTGGACAAATACAGTGTTACTGAATTGGTAGAAGCTGTTCTTGATAAGACTGGATACCTTGATGCCCTTCGTGTGCAAAATACGCTTGAAAGCCAAGCACGTATCGAAAATATCGAAGAATTCTTGACTGTTACGAAAAACTTTGATGAAAATCAAGACGATGCCCCAGAAGATGAATCTGGTATTGACAAACTAAGTCGTTTCTTGAATGATTTGGCTTTGATTGCAGATACTGATGATGGTGATGCTGAAACAGCAGAAGTGACTTTGATGACCTTGCACGCTGCCAAAGGTTTGGAATTTCCAATTGTCTTCTTGATTGGTATGGAAGAAGGGGTCTTCCCACTTTCACGTGCTGCTGAAGATCAAGATGAATTAGAAGAAGAACGCCGTTTGGCATATGTTGGTATTACGCGTGCTGAGCAATTGCTCTTTGTGACAAATGCCAATACACGTACCTTGTTTGGTAAGACAAGTTATAATCGTCCATCTCGCTTCATCCGTGAAATTGATGACGAGTTATTGCAATACCAAGGCTTGGCTCGACCTGCTAATTCTTCATTTGCTGTTCGTTATAGCAATAGCAGCGATCAATCAATGAGCTTTGGTAAAGGCATGAGCCTCCAACAAGCTCTTCAAGCTCGCAAAGCGAAAGTTCAACCGACATCACGTGGAGCGCAGCCATATTCAAAAGCCGTCAAAGGAGTACCTTTTGGTCAATCAGCTAGTGCTTCAAAAGAAGCAGTCGACTGGCAAATCGGAGATATCGCTCACCACAGAAAATGGGGTGACGGAACTGTCCTTGCAGTTACAGGCTCAGGCAAAACTCAAGAACTAAAAATCAATTTCCCAGAAGTTGGACTTAAAAAACTACTAGCCAGCGTTGCACCAATTGAGAAGAAATAA
- the pdxT gene encoding pyridoxal 5'-phosphate synthase glutaminase subunit PdxT codes for MVLIGVLALQGDFAEHKAKLASLGAQTIEIRQLKDLEKPLDGLVLPGGESTVQGKLLADLGLLEPLQERIQQGLPVLATCAGLILLAENVENQAKRYLGTLPVTVKRNAYGRQLGSFSSLLDFADLGQVPATFIRAPYISEVEDEVEILSKHQGKIVAVRYRNQIGLSFHPEVDESDSIHSYFLKICQTK; via the coding sequence ATGGTTTTAATTGGAGTGCTTGCCCTGCAAGGGGATTTTGCAGAGCATAAAGCAAAGTTAGCCTCATTAGGTGCACAGACAATTGAGATTCGTCAGCTAAAAGATTTGGAAAAGCCGCTAGACGGTTTGGTGCTTCCAGGTGGTGAATCAACGGTTCAAGGAAAATTATTGGCTGATTTAGGGCTTTTAGAACCTTTGCAAGAAAGGATTCAGCAGGGTTTGCCAGTTCTTGCGACCTGCGCTGGTTTGATATTACTAGCTGAAAATGTTGAAAATCAAGCAAAGCGTTATTTAGGAACTTTGCCAGTCACCGTTAAGCGTAATGCCTACGGTAGACAATTAGGAAGTTTTTCGTCTTTACTTGATTTTGCGGATTTAGGTCAAGTGCCAGCGACTTTTATCAGAGCACCATACATTAGTGAGGTAGAAGATGAAGTTGAGATTTTGTCAAAACATCAGGGCAAAATCGTCGCTGTTCGTTATCGCAATCAAATCGGACTTTCTTTTCATCCTGAAGTTGATGAGAGTGACAGCATTCATTCTTATTTCTTGAAGATTTGTCAAACAAAGTGA